From Echinicola soli, a single genomic window includes:
- a CDS encoding sensor histidine kinase, giving the protein MDYKIGLLGRVALLTLTLFILSYAILNSAGVFVTSLFIILVIAQLIFLVNYAESSFKKVRQFLDNIKQNNYSTVYPVKFDGTETDDLHIEFNAILAKLKEDQAEKEANYQYFRSVFQHLSIGLITFEEDGRIQILNTAAKRMLNIDHLGNIQEIDQVNKELHNAIQTLRTGGSELIKIAHQDGIMQLSVYVIELVLRGVKFKLVSLQNIQSELEEKEMEAWQNLVRVLTHEIMNSIAPISSLASTIKSDIQSQVEKDQAVPVAEVEDYLMGISTIEKRSEGLIDFVSDFRSLAHIPVPKFSAISLQELFDQLAVLFHHQIELHNIRCEKRIEPKDLLLFADSSLIEQVLINIIQNAIHAVEEAEIKNISLHAFIDEAGKIIIEISDSGKGIEEEALNKIFIPFFTTKKKGSGIGLSLSKQIMRRHKGNIQVKSTVGNGTTFKLIFNA; this is encoded by the coding sequence ATGGATTATAAAATTGGTTTACTCGGCAGGGTGGCATTGCTCACCTTGACGCTCTTTATACTTTCTTACGCGATCCTAAACAGTGCTGGGGTGTTTGTCACATCACTGTTTATCATTCTCGTCATTGCACAACTGATTTTCCTGGTCAACTACGCCGAGAGCAGCTTTAAGAAAGTACGCCAATTCCTTGATAATATTAAGCAAAACAACTATTCTACCGTCTACCCGGTGAAATTTGACGGTACCGAAACCGATGATCTCCATATCGAGTTCAATGCCATTCTGGCCAAATTAAAAGAAGACCAAGCCGAAAAAGAAGCCAATTACCAGTACTTTAGATCCGTATTCCAGCACTTGAGCATTGGGCTGATCACCTTTGAGGAAGATGGCAGAATTCAGATACTCAATACCGCTGCCAAGCGCATGCTCAATATCGACCACCTGGGCAATATCCAGGAAATCGACCAAGTCAACAAAGAACTTCATAATGCTATTCAGACCCTTAGGACTGGAGGGAGTGAGCTGATCAAAATCGCTCACCAGGATGGGATCATGCAGCTGTCCGTCTATGTCATTGAACTTGTACTGCGGGGGGTAAAATTCAAGCTGGTGTCCCTCCAAAACATCCAAAGTGAACTGGAAGAAAAAGAAATGGAAGCCTGGCAAAACCTGGTACGTGTACTCACCCATGAGATCATGAACAGCATTGCACCCATTTCGTCTTTGGCATCCACCATAAAAAGTGACATTCAGTCCCAGGTGGAAAAAGACCAAGCTGTACCTGTGGCAGAGGTTGAAGATTACCTGATGGGAATCTCAACCATCGAAAAGCGCAGTGAAGGATTAATTGACTTTGTAAGTGACTTCCGAAGCCTCGCCCACATCCCCGTGCCCAAGTTTTCTGCCATTAGCCTCCAAGAGTTGTTTGACCAGTTGGCCGTTCTCTTCCATCACCAGATCGAGCTGCACAATATTCGCTGTGAAAAGAGAATTGAGCCCAAAGACTTGCTGCTTTTTGCTGACAGCTCACTCATCGAACAAGTGCTGATCAATATCATACAAAACGCCATTCATGCTGTAGAAGAAGCTGAAATCAAAAATATCAGCCTACATGCTTTCATTGATGAAGCAGGAAAGATTATCATCGAAATATCTGATTCCGGAAAGGGAATCGAAGAAGAGGCCCTCAACAAGATTTTCATTCCATTCTTCA
- a CDS encoding sigma-54-dependent transcriptional regulator: protein MEDTSLGKILIVDDNEDLLFAAKMLLKKYAKEVTIEKDPRRIPFLVNNNNYDVILLDMNFTEDTTSGKEGFHWLKQIKEIDPKAVVILITAFGDVEMAVQALKEGATDFILKPWQNEKLLATLSAASRLKESYDQVDNISQKSRQLQADMKKPFSEIIGQSSSMKNIFSIIDKVAQTDANVLILGENGTGKELIARAIHDRSLRRDEIFVGVDMGAITETLFESELFGHKRGAFTDAKEDRAGRFEVADKGTLFLDEIGNLSMPLQSKLLTVLQKREVTRIGTNKSIPVDIRLISATNMKVHDMVMENTFRQDLLYRVNTVEIFLPPLRERHDDIPLLANHFLKIYAKKYRKDFTGFKSAAIQLLQNYSWPGNIRELQHAIERAIIMAEGNELDSRDFFFLSSKPTAEKVKSNGTLNLDEVEKNVIQKAIDKNGGNISKAAKELGLTRASLYRRLEKYGL from the coding sequence ATGGAAGACACTAGCTTAGGCAAAATATTGATCGTTGATGATAATGAAGATCTCCTATTTGCAGCAAAGATGCTGTTAAAAAAATATGCGAAAGAAGTCACCATAGAAAAAGATCCTCGAAGGATTCCCTTTTTAGTCAATAACAATAATTACGACGTAATCCTTCTGGACATGAATTTCACAGAGGATACCACCTCAGGAAAAGAAGGATTCCATTGGCTCAAGCAAATCAAAGAAATTGACCCAAAGGCTGTGGTCATCCTTATCACGGCCTTTGGGGATGTGGAAATGGCCGTCCAGGCACTCAAGGAAGGGGCTACGGACTTCATTCTCAAGCCATGGCAAAACGAAAAACTATTGGCCACGCTAAGTGCTGCCAGCAGACTGAAGGAGAGCTACGACCAAGTGGACAACATCTCCCAAAAATCCCGGCAGCTCCAAGCGGATATGAAAAAGCCCTTTTCGGAGATCATTGGGCAGAGTTCTTCCATGAAAAATATTTTCTCCATCATCGATAAAGTGGCCCAGACAGATGCCAATGTATTGATTTTGGGAGAAAATGGTACAGGAAAGGAACTTATCGCCAGGGCGATCCATGACCGGTCACTCAGAAGAGACGAGATATTTGTGGGGGTAGATATGGGAGCCATTACGGAGACCTTATTTGAAAGTGAGCTCTTTGGTCATAAAAGAGGAGCCTTTACCGACGCCAAAGAAGACCGTGCAGGTCGTTTCGAAGTGGCTGACAAGGGAACGTTGTTCCTTGATGAGATCGGCAATCTCAGCATGCCGCTCCAGTCCAAGCTCCTTACCGTCCTCCAAAAGAGAGAAGTTACCCGTATTGGCACCAATAAATCCATTCCTGTAGATATCAGGCTGATCAGTGCTACCAACATGAAAGTCCATGATATGGTAATGGAAAATACCTTCCGTCAGGATTTACTATACCGGGTCAATACTGTAGAGATATTTCTCCCCCCCCTTCGGGAAAGGCATGATGATATTCCCTTATTGGCCAACCATTTCCTGAAAATCTATGCAAAAAAATATCGCAAGGATTTCACAGGGTTCAAATCTGCCGCCATCCAACTGCTCCAAAACTACAGCTGGCCGGGCAATATCCGTGAACTTCAACATGCCATAGAAAGGGCCATCATCATGGCGGAAGGCAATGAACTGGACAGCAGGGATTTCTTTTTCCTTTCATCCAAACCAACGGCAGAAAAAGTAAAAAGCAATGGCACCTTAAACCTGGACGAAGTCGAAAAAAATGTGATTCAAAAAGCCATCGATAAAAATGGAGGAAACATCTCCAAAGCAGCTAAAGAACTCGGACTGACCAGGGCATCCCTGTACAGAAGATTGGAAAAATATGGATTATAA
- a CDS encoding FKBP-type peptidyl-prolyl cis-trans isomerase, with translation MSVATKGSTVKVHYTGKLKDGTVFDSSENREPLQFTLGDGNMIKGFDTAVSGMEVGQDKSITIPCAEAYGDKRDDMMIDVPAEQVPADIKPEVGMDLSIQNQQGQPVPVKVIHVDEQKITLDANHPLAGEDLVFDIKLVEVD, from the coding sequence ATGTCTGTAGCAACTAAAGGAAGTACCGTAAAAGTACATTACACTGGTAAGTTAAAAGACGGAACAGTATTCGACTCTTCAGAAAACAGAGAGCCACTTCAGTTTACATTAGGCGATGGAAATATGATCAAAGGTTTTGATACTGCTGTTAGCGGAATGGAAGTGGGACAGGATAAGAGCATCACCATCCCATGTGCTGAAGCTTATGGTGACAAAAGAGATGATATGATGATCGATGTGCCTGCGGAGCAAGTGCCTGCAGACATTAAGCCGGAAGTGGGTATGGATCTTTCTATCCAGAACCAACAAGGTCAGCCTGTACCTGTAAAAGTGATACATGTTGATGAGCAAAAGATCACTTTGGATGCCAATCACCCATTAGCAGGTGAAGATTTGGTGTTTGATATCAAATTGGTAGAAGTAGACTAA